TCATCATGAATAGTTGGACCATAAGGATCATCTAAACGAGATATATGAAAATTATTGTGTTTTGAAGCTAAAAACTTATTTAAATTAGCCATACGGACATCACAAGAGTCAACAGCCCCTTCCTTCTTAGATGCAAAAACATTAGAAGTGACACCAATTTCAACATTTTCACCAATTTCAAAAGCCTTAGCAATTAAACTTCTATGGCCATAATGAAATTTGTCAAAAGTTCCACCAACAGCTACTCTTTTATATTTTACCATAATAATCAAAAAATAATTTAATAATTAAAAAACAATAATGAATGATTAGATTAAAACAAGATAAAAACCAATTATTTAATCTACAATTTAAATTTAACTTTAAAATTATATA
The DNA window shown above is from Methanobrevibacter olleyae and carries:
- a CDS encoding phosphopantetheine adenylyltransferase, with product MVKYKRVAVGGTFDKFHYGHRSLIAKAFEIGENVEIGVTSNVFASKKEGAVDSCDVRMANLNKFLASKHNNFHISRLDDPYGPTIHDENYDAIVVSEETEPNAVKINEIRVSKGMKPLDIVVLSFVLADDGIPISSTRIRQGKINQKGELI